DNA from Catenulispora sp. EB89:
GGCCGGCACCTCGGTGTTCCGGATCGGGGACAAGGTGATGCCGATCCGCAACGACCCGAACAAGGGCAGCTCCGGGATCTTCAACGGCACCACAGCCGTCGTTTCCGGCCTCGACCCGCAGTCGAGGACCGTGCAGCTGCGCACCGACGACGGCGACATCGCGGTCTACGACTTCGACGAGCTCGACGACCTTCTGCACGCCTACGCCATCAGCATCCACCGCTCCCAAGGCAGCGAGTACCCCTACGTCGTCGCCCCGCTGACCACGGAAACCGGGCCGCTGATGCTGTACCGGAACTTGCTCTACACCCTGGTCACCCGAGCCCGGAAGCTCGTCGTCCTCGTCGGGCAGCGCCGCGCGCTCGAAATCGCCGTCCACAGCGCCGGCCGCGATCGCAACACCGCCCTGGCCCAGCGGCTCCAGGCCGTGCTGGACAGTGCATAGATCCCCGCGATCAGTGAGAACGCGGTTGCCACAGGCTTCGCTGAGGTGCGGCCCGACCTGAGGCCCTGCGCCTCGCTCAGTTCCGCCGCGTCGCCACGGCCGCCGCGGCGACATCCAGCGCCGCGTGGCCGGTGGACTTGAAAGCGGTGATCTCCGTCTGGTCGCGTCGTCCGGGGTGCCGGCCGGCGAGTACGGCACCCAGCAGCGTGATTCGCTCGGTGGGGACGCCTTGGAGTTCGTGGGCTCCCGCAGGCGGTGGGGACGTGGCCGCGCCGTGCCACTCGGCGAACAGTGATGCGGCGCCGACCGTCGCGGCGTCGATTTCCGGGCCGTCGGAGCCGCCGATGGAGTTGACGTGTGTTCCCGGTGCCAGCCACGCGTGGCGGATGACGGGTCGGTTCGTGCCGGTGCAGCACAGGACTGCGTCGGCGTCCCGTACTGCGGCTTCGATGGACGCGGCGGGGCGGATGTCGAAGCGTTCGGCCAGGGCTTCGACCTGTGCCGGATCGCGGCCCGCGACCGTGATCGTGAGGTGCGGGTCGTCGGCGAGCAGTGCCAGGTGCGCGGTCGCCAGTGTGCCGGTGCCGATCACCGTGATGTGACGGGAGTCGGGTCGGGCGAGGGTGCGGAAAGCGAGTATCGACGTCGCCGCGGTGCGTGCGGTGGTCAGCGGCTCGGCGTCGAGGATCGCCAGGAGGCGGCCGTCCTCCGCGTCGAAGGCTGCCACGACGCCGCGGTGCGCGCTGCGGCCCGGTCGCTGTGGATCGGGGAACACGGTGATCACTTTGGCGGCCAGACCGAGGCCGGGGACGTGGCCCGGCATGGCTCCGAGCAGGCCGTGCGGCGACCGGGCCGCGATGCGTGGCGGGACGGAGACGGTGTCGTCGGCGATGGCGATCAGTGCGGTGGTGAGGGTTTCGGCGAGCGCCGTCGGGTCGGCGACGGCGGCCTCGGTTCCGGCGCGGTCCAGGATCAGGGGCGGGTTCGGGGTCATCGTTCGTCCTGTCGGGCTGTGAGGGCGAGCAACTCGCGGCCGAGGCGGTCGGTCGCGGCCGTCAACTGGAGACGGAGTGTCGGCAGGGCGGCGTCGTCGAGCTCTGCGATCGGGCCGACGAGGGTCAGAGCGCAGACCGGGCCGCTGTCGGCCGTCGTGGTGACGACGCGGCTGAGCGAGCCGACCA
Protein-coding regions in this window:
- a CDS encoding ornithine cyclodeaminase family protein, whose protein sequence is MTPNPPLILDRAGTEAAVADPTALAETLTTALIAIADDTVSVPPRIAARSPHGLLGAMPGHVPGLGLAAKVITVFPDPQRPGRSAHRGVVAAFDAEDGRLLAILDAEPLTTARTAATSILAFRTLARPDSRHITVIGTGTLATAHLALLADDPHLTITVAGRDPAQVEALAERFDIRPAASIEAAVRDADAVLCCTGTNRPVIRHAWLAPGTHVNSIGGSDGPEIDAATVGAASLFAEWHGAATSPPPAGAHELQGVPTERITLLGAVLAGRHPGRRDQTEITAFKSTGHAALDVAAAAVATRRN